In Trichoderma asperellum chromosome 1, complete sequence, a single window of DNA contains:
- a CDS encoding uncharacterized protein (EggNog:ENOG41~TransMembrane:3 (o750-769i776-795o839-856i)) yields MAQYRSVASLPQGFSVYQPQLGAQLQFFPALGSQELDDMINAYIPGPAALKEKRATISLDFLEHTQLTGQTFKFYPVYSASPVATSPAISTSSFSNTSPVNSTWDWSQASASPAVSSRSSSSKSRKASQYSTPDLSHLPGMKIMTKDGQDVTDSASRGSKTKEQRDHAHLMRIIKACDSCRRKKIRCDPSHKKRTAAQTQPQSKQAKKARTAAAAVAAAVAAAPPQKSASVVALSRGQDDNPDIPMSMFGIDPTFTFAGLDSFESNDQTYESWEEFIQYPVDVADEHYDFFLDPEGYLSSQSSASSSSASPPKASTPASQQDLQASFGLEEREGMLSESTSPELPFLQVNHTGLNNYTDFSLFSPSSSFSEDDRMLSISSSRTLSPTQPSASESESFGDGFDAEGHGLATGGSGSSALVSPLEEAGLVAAADTSLPWYDPGPSPGDSRAQDSRAGISITRPAGWVGDVRIAYSPGGSVLVTASSVSGAEIIANNAFANSGPLAQLDTSRPGSIAIAIAGRDTSGEITTSQATSTALQFGGETQDGLQSYGHSPTERGRLRSETPVGDSARLFGEQAVFRTETTSDQTASPSTLATAANHSVQYSTGSVESSSMARTEYLANSGINPEVSPGNLQLSFGATSDALLLGSAAFAAAGEDATTASPQASSATILEWPHLPAAGTNGSRSSQTALQNGETQSQQQAAAPMAEDGIQPTSLLLLQTSSPKRDAASDDGVEFGIRRSFNRWIGVQGLAQVTSVILIGILTAMMLASLTGSSAAFCFASLAPAMGACFQRFARVARCFRIFPSTSRVMKLAQTPSLPVIEEESEILPFDLEEPEQGVFVALLLLSLLEISGLHKKSS; encoded by the exons ATGGCTCAATACCGCTCTGTGGCCTCCCTCCCCCAGGGCTTCTCAGTCTACCAGCCCCAACTCGGCGCTCAGCTTCAGTTCTTCCCTGCTCTCGGCTCGCAGGAACTCGATGACATGATCAACGCCTACATTCCCGGACCCGCTGCTCTCAAGGAAAAGCGGGCAACCATCTCGCTCGACTTTTTGGAGCACACACAGCTTACGGGCCAGACATTCAAGTTCTACCCCGTCTACTCCGCCAGCCCCGTCGCTACCTCTCCCGCCATTTCCACATCTTCCTTCAGCAACACATCTCCCGTCAACTCAACGTGGGATTGGAGTCAAGCATCCGCTTCTCCCGCAGTGTCTTCTCGATCTTCCAGTTCCAAGAGCCGCAAGGCCTCTCAGTACTCTACCCCTGATCTTTCACACCTCCCCGGCATGAAGATCATGACCAAGGACGGCCAGGATGTCACAGACTCTGCTTCTCGAGGATCAAAGACAAAGGAGCAGCGTGATCACGCACACCTGATGCGCATCATCAAGGCCTGCGACAGCtgcagaagaaagaagattcgaTGTGACCCCAGCCACAAGAAGCGAACGGCCGCTCAAACCCAGCCTCAGTCTAAGCAAGCAAAGAAGGCTcgaacggcggcggcggcggtagcggcagcagtagcagcggCACCGCCGCAGAAATCGGCTTCTGTAGTGGCTTTATCAAGAGGGCAAGACGACAATCCAGACATACCAATGTCCATGTTTGGCATCGATCCCACCTTTACATTTGCTGGCTTGGACAGCTTCGAGTCCAATGACCAGACATACGAGTCATGGGAAGAATTTATCCAGTATCCCGTTGACGTCGCCGATGAGCACTACGACTTCTTCCTCGATCCCGAAGGCTACCTTTCCTCCCAgtcttctgcttcctcttcttctgcttcgccACCCAAGGCCTCTACGCCTGCGTCGCAGCAAGATCTGCAGGCCTCATTTGGCCTCGAGGAGCGCGAGGGAATGTTATCCGAATCGACATCACCAGAGCTACCGTTCCTGCAAGTCAATCACACTGGACTCAACAACTACACCGACTTTAGCCTGTTCTCGCCCTCATCGAGCTTCTCTGAGGATGACCGCATGCTTTCGATTTCGTCTTCGCGTACTCTAAGCCCGACCCAGCCGTCTGCGTCAGAGTCTGAGTCATTTGGAGACGGCTTTGATGCTGAAGGCCATGGCCTTGCGACTGGCGGTAGCGGCTCAAGCGCGCTGGTCTCTCCATTGGAAGAGGCTGGTTTAGTTGCGGCTGCCGACACGAGTCTGCCGTGGTATGATCCGGGTCCCAGTCCGGGAGACTCTCGAGCACAAGACTCGCGAGCCGGCATAAGTATAACACGGCCCGCAGGATGGGTAGGTGATGTTCGCATAGCCTACTCGCCGGGCGGCTCGGTACTTGTCACGGCATCATCCGTAAGCGGTGCAGAAATAATTGCGAACAATGCATTCGCGAATAGC GGACCACTTGCTCAACTAGATACTTCTCGACCTGGATCAATTGCAATTGCAATTGCCGGAAGG GATACATCAGGCGAAATTACCACGAGCCAAGCGACAAGCACTGCACTGCAGTTCGGCGGC gaaactcAAGATGGACTCCAATCATATGGTCATTCGCCAACTGAACGTGGCAGACTCCGAAGT gaaacaccAGTTGGTGATTCAGCTAGATTGTTTGGCGAACAAGCCGTCTTCCGAACC GAAACCACGAGCGACCAAACCGCCTCGCCCTCTACGCTGGCGACCGCCGCGAACCATTCAGTCCAGTATTCGACGGGCTCGGTAGAGTCTTCCTCGATG GCTCGCACCGAATATCTTGCAAACAGCGGCATAAACCCCGAGGTCTCGCCTGGCAACTTACAATTATCGTTTGGCGCTACGTCCGAtgctcttctgcttggcTCAGCCGCATTTGCAGCCGCCGGTGAGGATGCTACGACGGCCAGCCCACAAGCTTCGTCCGCCACCATTCTTGAATGGCCACACCTACCTGCTGCAGGAACCAatggcagcagaagcagccaaaCTGCCCTGCAAAACGGCGAAACCcagagccagcagcaagcagcagcccctATGGCCGAGGACGGAATTCAACCAACctcgctgcttcttctccagacGTCGTCGCCCAAGCGAGATGCTGCAAGCGACGATGGTGTCGAGTTCGGCATAAGGAGAAGCTTCAACAGGTGGATCGGCGTTCAAGGTCTTGCGCAGGTCACTTCGGTGATCCTGATTGGCATACTGACTGCAATGATGCTTGCCAGCCTCACGGGATCGTCAGCAGCGTTCTGCTTTGCCTCTCTGGCACCCGCTATGGGAGCTTGCTTCCAACGTTTTGCA CGTGTAGCAAG GTGTTTCCGCATTTTCCCATCTACCAGCAGGGTGATGAAGCTCGCCCAGACACCAAGCCTTCCAGTTATCGAAGAGGAGTCAGAAATCCTTCCTTTTGACCTTGAAGAGCCAGAACAGGGCGTTTTCGTCGCTCTCCTGCTCTTGTCTCTGCTTGAAATTTCAGGCCTGCACAAGAAGTCATCTTGA
- the GAR1_1 gene encoding H/ACA snoRNP pseudouridylase subunit, with amino-acid sequence MVTTSFKLNNGLQMPALGLGTWQSQAGEVKTAVSYALQNGYKLIDGAYCYGNEDEVGEGLKEAFAAGVKREDVFVVTKVWATYNTRVAEALDKSLKSLGLDYVDLLLVHWPLLLNPNGNHDKFPTLPNGKRDVIHDYNHVDGWKQMEAALASGKTKSIGVSNYSKRYLEQLLPNATVIPAVNQIENHPSLPQQEIVDFCKENGIHVMAYSPLGSTGSPLMTAEPVVKISEKKGVSAGTVLLSYHVNRGSTVLAKSVTPSRIKSNLEIVALDDEDMKLLNDYSDDLTKKGELKRYVYPPFGIDFGFPDKS; translated from the exons ATGGTTACGACTTCATTTAAACTCAACAATGGCCTGCAGATGCCAGCTCTTGGCCTCG GAACATGGCAATCTCAAGCTGGCGAGGTCAAAACCGCGGTTTCTTACGCCCTCCAGAACGGCTACAAGCTCATCGACGGCGCCTACTGCTACGGCAACGAGGACGAGGTGGGCGAGGGCCTCAAGGAGGCTTTCGCAGCGGGCGTAAAGCGCGAGGATGTCTTTGTCGTGACAAAAGTGTGGGCGACGTACAACACTCGTGTTGCGGAGGCGCTGGATAAGAGCTTGAAGAGCCTGGGGCTGGACTATGTTgatttgctgctggtg CACTGGCCTCTTCTGCTGAATCCCAATG GCAACCACGATAAGTTCCCTACTCTGCCCAACGGCAAGCGAGATGTCATCCACGACTACAACCACGTCGATGGGTGGAAACAAATGGAGGCCGCTCTTGCGTCCGGCAAGACCAAGTCTATTGGTGTCAGCAAC tacAGCAAGCGGTATCTcgagcagctcctccctAACGCCACTGTGATCCCCGCCGTCAACCAGATTGAGAACCACCCCAGCCTTCCCCAGCAGGAGATTGTCGACTTTTGCAAGGAAAATGGCATCCACGTCATGGCTTACAGCCCTCTGGGCAGCACGGGCAGCCCTCTCATGACCGCAGAGCCGGTGGTCAAGATTtccgagaagaagggcgtTTCCGCAGGAACAGTATTGCTAAGCTACCACG TCAACCGTGGCAGCACAGTTCTTGCAAAGTCTGTCACGCCATCGCGCATCAAGTCCAATCTGGAAATTGTTGCTCTCGATGACGAGGACATGAAGCTGTTGAACGACTACTCAGACGACCTGACCAAGAAGGGCGAGCTGAAACGCTACGTCTACCCACCATTTGGCATTGACTTTGGCTTTCCTGATAAATCATAA
- a CDS encoding uncharacterized protein (EggNog:ENOG41~TransMembrane:4 (i16-34o40-58i325-341o372-397i)): MPAPSSKPLADHRTAAKRRAVTTVSAIALVFILWPERFIIWRNLCFVPVAAWLTALVFDLKHGALDAWDGVPAWMKRIIGADDGSSNNNRSSGASSRMGAGTRNGSNRAKPVAVSDYVLMHLGDTVSLVKSEVARLWEIVRPILAEWIRQAIHFLSSQRSANRISPPSSSLPRKPTPEFTQYYGILVKIPRGPNVTAPFAPPYRMREASDRAIPRESKDVSAVPSVLSSWDVDSRISFLLVEKATWDDRDQTLRSKLAAGTYWNMSAQGRGNLCKEMDRAEVAQISGIEVIGLGDGEYDALKKCRQCFRVLCQDWKYMRMLWDDIDFAAILAFLVMGPAAATKSAQIYRALCILRAEQAEAPKRGGPNIDSFLIAAATGGLAAPFVLPLMVGGLAAAAMKNRNGALPEQRRKAYKSLMLQFPELKALFDAEEREYQEESTMQNCNDDDNDDAEWKDEGEDYYNDALNPFDW, from the exons ATGCCTGCACCCAGCTCAAAGCCCCTCGCAGACCATAGGACCGCTGCAAAGCGTCGGGCCGTCACCACCGTATCGGCCATTGCGCTCGTTTTCATTCTCTGGCCAGAGCGCTTCATCATCTGGAGGAATCTCTGCTTTGTCCCGGTTGCGGCATGGCTGACTGCGCTGGTCTTTGACCTGAAACATGGCGCACTCGACGCATGGGATGGAGTCCCGGcctggatgaagaggatcATTGGCGCAGATGATGGTAGCAGCAATAACAATAGAAGCAGTGGAGCATCTTCACGGATGGGAGCTGGAACCCGAAATGGGTCAAATCGAGCCAAACCCGTGGCAGTATCGGACTATGTGCTCATGCATCTTGGCGATACAGTTTCTCTCGTCAAGAGCGAAGTAGCACGGCTGTGGGAGATTGTCAGGCCAATTCTAGCCGAATGGATTCGTCAAGCCATCCATTTTCTCAGCTCTCAAA GATCAGCAAACCGGATTTCACCACCGTCATCATCCTTACCTCGCAAGCCAACCCCAGAGTTCACCCAGTACTACGGCATCTTGGTCAAGATTCCTCGCGGCCCCAACGTTACCGCTCCTTTCGCGCCTCCATATCGGATGCGAGAAGCCTCTGACAGGGCCATTCCGCGGGAAAGCAAGGATGTGTCGGCTGTTCCTTCAGTGCTCAGCTCTTGGGACGTCGATTCTCGCATCTCGTTCCTTCTCGTCGAAAAGGCAACCTGGGATGATCGAGATCAAACGCTGAGAAGCAAACTGGCGGCTGGCACATACTGGAATATGTCGGCCCAGGGACGTGGCAACCTTTGCAAGGAGATGGACAGAGCAGAAGTTGCACAGATTAGCGGCATCGAAGTGATTGGCCTTGGTGACGGGGAATACGATGCGTTGAAGAAATGTCGTCAGT GTTTTCGGGTCTTGTGTCAGGACTGGAAGTACATGAGGATGCTCTGGGACGACATCGACTTCGCTGCCATCCTGGCCTTCTTAGTGATGGGACCAGCCGCAGCCACAAAATCAGCCCAGATTTATCGGGCACTTTGCATACTCAGAGCAGAACAGGCTGAAGCCCCAAAACGAGGCGGCCCAAACATTGATTCGTTTCtgatagcagcagccacgGGAGGGCTTGCAGCACCCTTTGTGCTACCGCTAATGGTAGGCGGCctagctgctgccgccatgaAGAATCGCAATGGTGCACTgccagagcagagaagaaaggcaTACAAAAGCCTGATGCTGCAATTCCCAGAGCTGAAGGCGTTGTTTGACGCAGAAGAGAGGGAAtaccaagaagagagcacTATGCAAAActgcaatgatgatgataatgatgatgCCGAGTGGAAGGATGAGGGTGAGGACTATTATAACGATGCTTTGAATCCATTTGACTGGTGA
- a CDS encoding uncharacterized protein (BUSCO:EOG092D37RT) encodes MPRAASEGGQLLRLAGARQALRRLFPFRRARQPRIESGPEESFSDGSETDGLSVPSVPPNTPSSDYAASLANVEAPTLPIDSDKSLTYSHFGDDDDFETDEFNDSSTLSDGNGTMASRSGAAAGEKRAAKQKRGGKEKRAADEHNAGDQMDVGQDQPKAAQQVDAVGEKVGAVSVAVADKDKQKENQQPRANQADAATAVDGDAEKVAGTTAAAPAADKDKQKENQKPRGNQIDELSRKLAGIAVAQAAPAAVDKKLETPSEEIDAEVVIDLSAVDPAVLAERAEHQKFMQEALDMARLALVTNETPVGCVIVHEGEIIARGMNATNVTRNGTRHAEFMAISALFSAPPKDGPRTTCLKPKVPPKVPEGKENDPAYSQEWRCPDKGNEDGSKGHLYPYGQKTISLERVPTDILEKSILYVTVEPCVMCASLLRQLRIKKVYFGAVNDKFGGCGGVFNIHANGLPPGSTTRIQPEPKRYLFPDGGGSLGVSYPRGGGHGSNVEPGFEIEGGWSRDEAVGLLRRFYVQENGRAPVPRKKEGRAARLAAMMEQEATGTSSSGGEAEAENATDPAENGSADAMDMDGAQPSPKDEEAA; translated from the exons ATGCCTCGTGCCGCATCCGAGGGCGGCCAGTTACTGCGCTTGGCAGGTGCCAGACAGGCCCTCCGCCGGCTGTTTCCTTTCCGCCGCGCCAGGCAGCCTCGCATTGAGTCTGGACCTGAAGAGTCCTTCTCTGACGGTTCTGAAACTGACGGATTAAGCGTCCCCTCCGTGCCGCCAAACACGCCAAGCTCCGACTACGCCGCGTCGCTCGCTAACGTCGAAGCTCCAACGCTGCCCATCGATTCGGATAAGAGCCTCACCTACAGCCACtttggcgacgacgacgactttgAGACTGACGAGTTCAACGACTCCTCCACCCTCAGCGACGGAAACGGCACCATGGCCTCGCGTTCTGGCGCTGCCGCTGGCGAGAAGCGCGCCGCCAAGCAGAAGCGCGGCGGCAAAGAGAAGCGTGCTGCTGATGAGCACAATGCTGGCGACCAGATGGATGTTGGCCAGGACCAGCCCAAGGCGGCTCAGCAAGTCGACGCTGTCGGCGAGAAGGTTGGCGCCGTCTCTGTCGCGGTCGCTGACAAGGACAAGCAAAAGGAGAACCAGCAACCTCGTGCCAACCAGGCCGACGCTGCCACTGCtgtcgatggcgatgctgaAAAGGTGGCCGGTACCACGGCCGCTGCTCCTGCTGCCGACAAGGACAAGCAAAAGGAGAACCAGAAGCCTCGTGGCAATCAGATCGACGAGCTCTCTCGCAAGCTGGCCGGCATCGCCGTCGCCCAAGCTGCCCCTGCCGCTGTCGACAAGAAGCTTGAAACCCCATCTGAGGAGATTGACGCCGAAGTTGTCATCGACCTGAGTGCCGTCGACCCGGCCGTGCTCGCTGAACGCGCTGAGCACCAAAAGTTTATGCAAGAAGCTCTGGATATG GCTCGACTTGCGCTTGTGACCAACGAGACTCCTGTCGGCTGCGTCATTGTCCACGAAGGCGAGATCATCGCCAGAGGCATGAACGCAACCAACGTCACCCGCAATGGAACCCGTCACGCCGAGTTCATGGCCATTTCGGCCCTGTTCTCCGCCCCGCCCAAGGATGGACCACGCACCACCTGCCTCAAGCCCAAGGTGCCCCCCAAGGTGCCAGAGGGCAAGGAAAACGATCCGGCTTACTCGCAGGAATGGCGCTGCCCTGACAAGGGCAACGAGGATGGCAGCAAGGGCCACCTCTATCCTTATGGCCAAAAGACGATCTCTCTCGAGCGCGTTCCTACCGACATCCTCGAAAAGAGCATTCTCTATGTCACCGTGGAGCCGTGCGTCATGTGTGCTTCGCTCCTTCGTCAGCTTCGCATCAAGAAGGTCTATTTCGGCGCCGTCAACGACAAATTCGGCGGCTGCGGTGGAGTCTTCAATATCCACGCCAATGGCCTTCCACCTGGCAGCACGACTCGCATCCAGCCTGAGCCTAAGCGCTACCTATTCCCTGACGGAGGTGGCAGTCTTGGCGTCTCTTATCCTCGTGGCGGTGGTCACGGCAGCAATGTCGAGCCGGGCTTCGAGATTGAGGGTGGCTGGAGCCGTGATGAGGCTGTTGGACTTCTCCGCCGTTTTTACGTGCAGGAGAATGGCAGAG CCCCTGTCCCGCGAAAGAAGGAAGGCCGAGCTGCACGCTTGGCTGCCATGATGGAGCAAGAGGCTACTGGCACGTCCTCCTCTGGCGgcgaggctgaagctgaaaaCGCCACTGATCCTGCTGAAAACGGCTCTGCCGATGCCATGGATATGGATGGTGCCCAACCCTCTCCCAAGGACGAGGAAGCCGCTTGA
- a CDS encoding uncharacterized protein (EggNog:ENOG41) codes for MARLPPVAKFSLAVRKNIRDEWENRKSDYEDRISTVLGAPWTIEIDLHQVCAYATDGYAAESPGSMISTYVDGVLYQLDRFIGKHGEQGKEELNTIASARTITMDLDEDKKFSYCGCAISATGSLVILFSEGYLGTNTNDACSLDNLENALNESPSTASASHKPMSFIARAAIRSDWDTQMEEIERQLGEILCRDSITLEPRFEQAFDRLSSTAGDASWQRNLGSYHKMYYEGLVFFLRYQKFGEDDMLREAFNEGIDRATVAFRIVDKDELKSSTYNECVIEDGTLILQTTAEYYGTNTAEIANKLMELL; via the exons ATGGCCCGTCTGCCTCCTGTAGCAAAGTTCTCGCTTGCAGTTCGCAAGAATA TTCGCGATGAATGGGAAAACAGAAAATCAGACTATGAAGACAGGATTTCCACCGTGCTGGGTGCGCCGTGGACAATCGAGATTGATCTGCATCAAGTCTGCGCGTATGCCACGGACGGATACGCGGCAGAATCTCCTGGCTCTATGATTTCAAC ATACGTTGACGGCGTCTTGTATCAGCTGGATCGCTTCATTGGCAAACATGGCGAACAAGGCAAAGAGGAGCTCAACACCATTGCTTCGGCGCGAACCATTACCATGGACCTGGATGAAGATAAAAAATTCTCTTATTGCGGCTGCGCAATCTCTGCTACCGGATCTCTCGTCATTCTGTTCAGCGAAGGATATCTCGGCACCAACACTAACGACGCTTGCTCACTCGACAACCTGGAGAATGCTCTCAACGAATCCCCCAGCACTGCTTCGGCCAGCCACAAACCCATGAGCTTCATTGCGCGCGCGGCTATCAGAAGCGACTGGGACACGCAGATGGAAGAAATCGAGCGACAACTCGGCGAGATTCTCTGCAGGGATAGTATTACCTTGGAGCCGCGGTTCGAGCAGGCCTTTgacaggctcagcagcaccgcCGGAGACGCATCGTGGCAGCGAAACCTGGGCTCGTATCACAAGATGTACTACGAAGGTCTGGTGTTCTTCCTCAGGTACCAGAAATTCGGCGAGGACGACATGCTGCGCGAGGCATTCAACGAGGGCATCGACAGGGCGACGGTGGCATTTCGCATTGTCGACAAGGATGAGCTCAAGAGTTCCACTTACAACGAGTGCGTCATCGAGGATGGCACGTTGATTCTGCAG ACCACGGCCGAGTATTATGGCACAAATACCGCTGAAATTGCCAACAAGCTGATGGAGCTATTGTAA